The sequence CAATACTcgaacaataatatgatatgacagCTAGTGATTCTATTAAagttagaaattatattaatattactcttACCCACAACTTGCAATATCTACCATAACCATGATATATATAGggcaaaaaatcattatatcgtatcaaatttataatttaaaaataatattgtacagtgtacacacatGCATTGTGACTTGTGAGTACTGAATAAGGGGCACGGATATTTAGTTTCTAACAACAaccgtaataaaatattatcattgcagatactaatatgtttaaaatttttttttaattttaagcattaaaaatttgaatttctgaatttcacttttattcttattaattttacaattaaacaaaGAAATCAAAGCGAATAAGAATAATACTCGAACAGAGGCACGACGCACGTTGGTCAATGAATCGCaccaaaataaaaacgattgtcTAACGATTTTTGTCATCTGTTATGTACgagttaatattagtatattaatttaatatcgacTTCAATAgttcaatagtcaataatacacattaaataactgactaaaaataaaaataaaacggtataaaaaaaaagcatttatacaaaaaaatcattaaaacatgGATTTATATGCCCTGACccatgaaatatgtaaaaatatacaaaataagatTTTGTATTTGAActacaaataattcaaaacaaattttggtCGAATCcgttttattatacagtatagtgaaaaaaacatgtaaatgcACTTAATGCGCAGCATtggttataagtaaatatacatttaattggtttgattacaatatatttaatctaaacTTAATTGACTAAAATGTTATGtttggatatttttaaaataatcaaattccTTTTAcgtgtttaagaaaaaaatatgatacattatgTGGGTTGACGATTTCGAATTTAACATTCAAcgttaatactaaatttaaattataatatgactttattggttacaaaataagaatattttaatttttaatatagaatacaTTATTGTGTGTACCAATCAATATAGTTTCTATGTACTTAAATCTATAATGCCATTCAAacgtttgtttaataattaagattATTGAAGTTCTTTTTCTCCTACACGTTAAATTATGTAAACGTCTTTATGCAAACCTTCTCGGCAGGAAATGTTTATTGACACGATTAGATTTTTATGTAAGCTTACAGAAAATcagctaaattaaaaatgttgtcataatattatacgtatatgataGAACTCTggttctatttaatttttgagaaaAGTGGAATattcgttaatttttatttttgctaactATCGATGTGTCATAGGTACCTAGTATTCGATCGTAATAAGCCactaatgatatttaaaacattgaGTCAACGAGAAAGACACCGTAAGAAAAACGTCAAAATAATTCGTAATAATAGAGACTTAGATAAACAAATATTGGTGCATTGTATATTGGTCTTGAATTTGAACGTGAATTAAGATTCAGGTGTTTTTTTTGTTCACATATTATAGCGTGTTTAGCAGTGTTATTGTAAAAAGACAAAACGGGTGGAGCAAATGCTTCATGTTCAAAGTAAATAATAGATTACCGATCTCCGTTGTGTAGAAATTGTGTATTTTGCAAATAAAATTccacatgtaataatatatgcgtatattaataaaaaaaaaaatgaacgtgAAATAAATTCACGGATTTATGTGTAGTTAAATAGAAACAGTGCGTTGTGTTCGTGGGAGTAAAAATGTGTCATTTTTCGTATttcacaaaagaaaaaaaatcgatttattttttcaaacgtaTCAAATTTCAACTTATTACatccataaataatttattgttattcatgAACTATCGTATGTAATTATTGAGAATCCAAGCAAAACAGATATAGATATACATTTagcatatatcaatataatcttatttaacattattaacataacaCACTTGTCTCCAATAAAatactaacatttaaatatgattataattatttattttcatgccATGGTTTAATTACAATTGATGACCAAAACcaaagtaaatataaacaacaaaaatatttatgcgaTTATTCACTGCATGCAATTTTTATTCTGTAGCAGAAaaagtgtattatattgtaaactgTAGTCCCCAACTGCAATAATGATATGAGAAATCCGTTTTAGGCGttcagaatattaatttttgtgacATGGGCGCATAGAGTTGTGTGGTGTCAATATTTCGGTGAGCAGATAGGGGACGGACGTGGTCATAACGAAGAACATCATGAAGATCATCACGTAAGTATATGAAAAAcgaacttaatatattattaatagtagtggTAACTGGTGGTTGCAATAACAGCTTTACTGCTTTTTGTGATGTGAATAATCgattcaatattgaatattatatgaaaataaaatgagttTAAATCATGATTTTGAAAggagaaaaatgtaatatcaaatTGACAAACCAAAACAGAAATCAAATTCAGGGTACGCAATATGCGTGGGTGTCAACATTattcttgattttaaattaagtcttaaaaattattttctgctcacactttttatttttttcatctgacaataataaatcaataacaccgtaatttatttttaacataaatttaccattttaaattctatttaaacTGATGTCGTTACTTCATTTAATCCGACAGTCAGTGACCAATAACACTgtgaataagttttaaattcgaACTTTCGATCGGTTCGCAGGTGAAACCGTTGTACAAGTACGGGTATTGGGTGCACGATCCCAAAACCAAGGATGTCAAGAGCCACTGGGAACACCGGGACGGGGACACTGTGCACGGATCGTACTCGTTTCTTCAACCGGACGGGCACATGCGAGTGGTCGAGTACACGGCCGACAAGCACAACGGATTCAACGCTCACGTCAAGTACATGTACGAAGGACACGGAGAGAGTAGCGACGGAGGTGGCGGGGATGGGGGTGGATTCGGGGGTAGTGGTGGTGGATTTGGGGGAGGCGgcggaggcggcggcggcggcggtggcttcGACTTTCATTTAGAGGACGCGTCGGGAAAACAATCGGCGCATATCGGAGGTAGAGGTGGCGGAGCGAGTGGCCGATCGAAGCAGCCGTTGCAAAAGTTCTACAAGAAACCGCGGACGGAAAAACAAGGCGGCCAACCGGGCCAATACAAGAAGCCCCTTCAGTTCGACAGCCGTCCGAAATCGGTCAGTGGCTACAAGAAACAGCGGCTGTCGCCGGTGGGCGCGGAACAGTCGGCCGAACACCACGTCGGCGGCGGCAGACCCAACGGCCATTTCGATCAGTTGCCCAAGTTCGGAGCGCCCGGACATTATCACGCCAATCCGCTgagcggcggcggcagcggtggCGGTAGCCCCGAACGTTATCACGCGAATCAGCTGAGCGCGGGCGGCGGAAGTCCCGAACGTTATCAGGCGAACCATTTGGGCGGCAACAGTCCGTTCGGGTATCTTGCCGAGGACCAGGGCGCCGAACAACCGGCCGAACACTTCTCCCGCAAGTATTCGTCACCGGCGACGGCCGACACGTCCGCTTATCTGACCGGCATCCAACACCTTTCGTCCGAACACGACCCGGTGGTGCACCGTCAGCCGGACGTCGCGCCCGCAGCGTCGACGGAACGCCAGCACCACAGGAGTTCGTCTGAGGAACGACAGCAACAGGTGCCGGGCTCAGAGCTGGAGCCGCCGCGACTGCCACAGGAGGACGGGCTCGACGAAAGGCCTCGCGACGACGGCAACGCACCGGTGcagtacgacgacgacgaagacaaCCGTTCGCGCGAACGAGACGACGGGGACTACCGAGAAGATCACGCGGCCGATTCCGCAGACGAAGCACCGATAACCGTACAAAAGCAACCGTTACGAGAATACCGTTTCGAGGAGCCGTATCCGTTCGAAATTCCCGAAAACGTGCGGATCTCCGGCAAATACCAAAAGAGACACTCGCCGCAGCCCTCGCTAGTAGACTCGCACCGGTATACGGCCGCATCGTCGTACTTCCCCAGCTGGTACCGCGGCAGCAGCGACCTGAACGAACACTACCATTAGAAGAGACACGATGACTGCGGGGAGAATTCGGGGCCGAGTTCCGACTCAACGCCGGACGACTATTTACCAGCATTAGCATTAGTATCACAGTTGcgatttgttatgttatttgttattattgttaaaccgttttagtttaatatataccGATATTTCCGCGGCGAGAACTGCGTATATGGGGTATAATTGTCTAAACGTATAATATGACTTATTGTTATACACGCATGGAGGTACAGtcgaatacaattataatgtatcGTCTTCGTCGAATCGATCAGATTACATGTTTCATATTCGATACagactgttattatttttgtacagacGCATGTGTTCGGCGTTTagctacaaattacaaataaaccACGGTTACCATATTTATGtgttagtaaatttaatattattatatgcacgaAGTTACCCCAATTAAAACTCTACTGTCACAACAACAGTAAACAAAGTCATTATTTTGCACGACCATAAATTAACCTATGACGTATCAAAGTTGCAGAAATTCAATGACAACGCCGTTGACGAACACGTTACTATATACGATAACGAAACTGTAGCTATTGTAATAGGCATAGTGTTTTGTATCCATTCCTAAAGGTTTTGTGTACGTACTCGTgtcttatttgaataatattattaaaaaaaaactttcagcGTTCGTCATCATCTACTGGGCAAAAAAATATGTCTAGCAGTGGATTGAAAAACGTTTCGGGAAatcattttactattataaacgaATATCATTCAGATAGTAGATAGTCGTTTGTATTGAAAAATCACGTAATTCGAACAAATCAAAAACAGTTTTCAAACCCAGAAAAACTTTTTATCGAACCTGAAactcaaattacaatattttaaagccCTTTTTGATTTATTACGTTCTTAACAATTTAATGTTTGATTCGCAGTGAATGATATCGGTCTAACAAGGACGTATCTTAAAAACTTCAAACGGatattttctacaaaataaatatttaaagtgtcactttttattcataaatacctCAGTAAAATGTGTATTGTATCAACTTCTTGCAAATATCTTGTGTTTAAAAACACTTTAATTTTTGCTTACTATcacatatttatgataataatatttacttattttttattttttttcttctaaatttATCGTACGAGTATTGTTAAattgtacttaatttttaaatcaattcgataaaaattacagtcaatatatattattactatgactataagtataataaataaaatattaggtacaaaattattatttgggtacattatttttaactagcaactataagattattaattataaataatattatttaggtttagtaaggtattattgtatgtatattgtgtattatactattatgttaattattcctattaaaatataatatattatattatacatttagttcgttattcacataatttataaagtcgtttcaaaaaatatataaatgtataaaataaagcgAATCAGacgtttaaaattcaaaaacaaattgggtaacaaaataactttttttttaatattaattttcctttttttaataaaattataatttatagtaatattttattatcttaataaattagtataactattttaatgagctgtaatattgaatattcaaaattattacttatgtcttatttgaataattatacattattttatgtataaaacatttaataagtttaacaATAGTTTAtgcttagtttttaaaaatttaaactttatatttcaattttattacatCTTCTTTGACATCATACTAACATCATTATACAgcacttattaaataattaaacttcaaACTGTAGATATCTTGTGGAGAAAACTATGAATgtctaatgtaaaataaataaaaaatatttaaattttaaaatttaaaatttattaattcgatgaatataatatcaaattaactgtttaaacaagaaaaaaatgtaataaaataattctcatTTTTATGAACAAATACCAATTAATTGAAAGAGTAACtcgttttgaaattaatttcttaaaattgtatttaaacaaaataaaccatgtttttaactttttttatatttataaattggctATTGGTTTTCAGTGATCACACacgtacatatttataaatactttagtattaaatatataattattcaagtatACCTATGACaatggttttattataaactattatcgtatattagttttatattagtaaTGAAATTACTTTGTTGAAGCTTACAGAAAAAAACACGGGTAATCACATGCCcgcatttttattgaaaaaaaatatttattagacgtGTTATAAAACGGAACGTTATATCTAACTtggaaaaaagtaaattatcatCATTTGTCTGAATGTCTACTGCATTtagaaaactgttttttttgtTCCTCTGATGTGCTTTTGTAAAGTTCTTCGACTTTATCTGCGGATATTATTTGTACtaaatatgtgtatgtgtggtctttattataatgaacaaactaaaataataatataaagtttaatcgGAAAATAAGATAAGGAcgccatattttaattaaattatattatatatgaatcatAACTTAAAATACCGACGTACACGATAGCATAtcgtaaaaattaaagataaacaaCAAAACTCTTCAGTTTTTCTACCAAACTTCTAAGGCAATTTTGGTGTGTTTCGAAAAAAGCTACTACTGCATGCGTTCAAGCGCTAGCAGATTGTTCAAATTTCTAAAGTAAAAACGTGTAAACTTAAAAGTAGTCAAATATTCACCAACAGTACAATATACATCTTAACATTTCGAGAACCAATTTGAATCCCAAATATACGGATAATTTTGTGAGCTAAAACGTTACCCAATGATctctacattatttattattattttttttttttgtacaaaatattcagTCAGTCACGTTCGTAGCAagtctatatatatagtaaaaaaggCGTTATATATTACATGTCTTTGTCTCTGGAAATGGTGCAATCCACCGTGGATTTTACATAAGTGCATCTTAGAATTTTgatacttgaaaataattttactccGATGACGTACAACTGAAATTTTTCGTTCAAAGAACCGTATAAacaattaagatattataaattaataagtattttctcTCGCAGTGAAATCATGCTGagcaatttttaatatgagaCTCATTGCAGTgataaatgcaatttataaaattgcgtaagtacatcaaattaaaaattaaaaaaatattaaatttaatcaactaTCGTTATAGTTTAAACATTTCTGATGAgagatgattaaatttaaaaataacttcttaaaatatatatatatatatatatattcatgaaTTAACTCCAGCAGCTTGCAGTACATTTCACTAATTGTTAAAACCTTAGTTTAAAATCAGAACACGTAGACacaattgaattatataattatattaggttctatcttatttatttaaaatctataacttACGAATATATAAGAGGCAAATAATTTTATCCACACAATTATGTTtatctgttatttttatactgttatatatatatatttaatttctttaagtTAATCGGAACTATTTTGTTAAttgtaaaaaagttaattatttaatttgcgtTTTGACAGCGGTCGATAGCACTGACTGGgctaatttataacattttctttCAGACGAACGATCTAATGTAAGATATGCCAATTAGGTTCAACTTCCTAGATgcgttctaaataaataaatgtatttatttatccaGTTATTTCATTCTACGTCACACTAAGGTCACAATTctacatcaaaataaaaataaatatttataaataattggatAGACTTTAAGGAAAGAAGACACTCATTAATGACACCCACAAAGACCAACATGTAAATACGagaataggtataatactacTAATTACATCTcggtttttcttttttagtaaCTATATCCGGGTTACATCCCAAGTTACCCATCATACATGACTTAACTAAAAATCCGTAACAAACTTACTATAGATACGAAATaggaatttgttataattattatataatataatattatgaaaaaaaaataatgagtagTAGAGATatacaatttacagtaaaaaatgttttttgttggGTTTTGAGCTTTGGATTTATAGAAAGTGTATtcatgttataaaaaaagtacctatattataacggTGTATTATTTCAGTAATGATgcgttaaataatgatattaattaaaatcaactcTAGAAATAAATGCTACTAATGAGGTAAAAAATATCATGGCTTTATACTCCAAGATGTTTTGTAGTTTCGTACAActgaattattaacaaataaatgctCGGGTCTTAGACCTTAGTACCATAAGCCTTGACCGAAAAATGTCTATTGACGCTGTGAACTATAAATCGTAATgagtaatcaattattaatataatactattttaatgaaaagatattataatattgtatatataatagtcgagttcattaatataatataaaaataatataacattatttacatcAGAATagcgattttatatttaaatatgaggtatacgatatatttacgtatattgcatattattacagATCAAATGCTGTGGgctaatatgataataataaattgtagtacATTCAGtattgtattgaaattattcattacaaaataaaatataataccatacacctataataatactaattttgttatatatatctattcattaataatgccaccggtatcatattttatagtattttaatactgtTGTACctatatccattttttttttgtttcatagaaattattttaatttttctttgattAAGGCTTTTTTTGGACttaacaaatgtttttaatattttattgatgtaaTCTTCTTTGAACTTCTATTAATTTAGTttctatatgttttataatatttgaaaactatttgTGTGTATACAAtacgaataattatttactattgatgtttgtacctaattttttaaattattaacttaaattttttttttttttacatttatgttaCAATTGTCTATGTAGTAAATATTGAATAGTAAGAACTAATAATGTTACAGATTATAAAATAAgctaattaattcataaattgaaaacatttcTGATGTtcgaattttatttacaaacgaCGAACGGTGgccgtaaaattatttatgagtatATCCATGATATTGTGTTCGTGAGTGGATAGGTACTTTTCGAATAACGATATGCATTCAATTATTAGAACATTACTGAATTCtatttaaatagatacataACAATACCCTCAATGCTAATAATACGTGCATTCTATAAGATTTACAAACACAAGATAGTCAGACAGACGAGGTTATCGTTATATGATAAGTGTTCTatgtataaattcataactatCATATgccatattttagtaaatacgtCTGCAAATATgaactaatattaaatgttattggcACACATGCACTGTTCCCGGCTAGAATTATATAGAGAAATCAGTATCTACGCGTGTACACAACACTcgacaatataaattgtaatgcaAACTACCCGACAACCGTgcgtatagtatacctatataacatcatatattactatataatgacGGTCCTCGGACGACTAGTACTTGGTTTATATTATAGCCCAACGATAACACACTCacgtacatatacatacataaagatatatgtatattgtacatatgatattattatataatgtacgttTACATAAATTACTTACCACGTAATTGTTTGAGCCAGTGTTgtgtttagacatttttttatggaGTCCAGATAATTGTTCAAAGACAGTACCGTAGGATATTTTGTCCTCTTCCATAGACTCAACTTCAAAACTTGGAATGGATCAAGCCGTACAGATAGTTCCATAGCACTCCCCTTATTGTATGATgagaaaaaataagtaaaacatttttttttctttgatgcACATAACATTAGCTTAGAACGAGTAGAAATGCTGCGATACTGTAAAactatttcttaaatttaactgttttaaatatatttaagtatgacggtataatattattagaaatatatgatttaaatttccaaaaatgtatttgaataaaatgcattgattaaaatataatacatatttatgtgaggtataaaataaatattaatatgcgtatatattcattacaaaccaTTTACAATAATCAAACTAAATATTAGAAGACATTTTTatatggatttaaaaatataaatcctgGAAGGTTCCATGTTAAATCGCTGAATCACTTCCCTCATCTTGTGCTTCTTATGTTACttattatgctatatatatgtttatgtacagCCATCTCTTTTGTAAATTTtctgaatataaattaaaaaataaataaaaatataatttacaacctCCCCCTTCcccaacaaaaataatttttaaatatcaatgtttcccatcaataacaatttattttatgctctatgttttgattttttttttttgattttagataGCTAAGCTCCTAATATTCCACGTGTTATTGCGTTATAAACACAGTACGATTATAAATCTATCAACTATAATCGTAATACACGGGTATGTATACATGgatgtagaaaatatttttcaaaatatattatttttattgtttttattattatcctgTAAAATATAACCGAATACAATTCACTGCTACCAAGctgagaaaatataattttaaaagcatcaTTACACCTTTTTTATTTCTTGATCATCTATAATGCACGAAACTATGTATGATATTAACTActctataaattacattaaatatggTCTATGCTCTGTTgcatataacacaatattatgatacaaaaacataatattttgtgtatattatactcgtacatatatttttttttcatattaacacacaaaaatacaaattttaacttaGTTGTGTTGAATATCAATTTATGAGCGGGGGCTGTCAAGACTTCCCTACCTCTAATCGTGCCACTGTGGTTCGAGCAACAATAAATCACACACTTATTGTGTGACGGGTGTAATTATTGGATTATTATTAaggtaaaagtatataaatagtaCAATGTAAGTACAAATACATCCAGCCGTGGTGGATACCGTATGCGTACCATTGGCTTTGACATGATgccctaatattataattagggtttcatgcactaaaaaatttatgaatatgCATACACTTATGCACTAAAAAACAGCTAAATATgcatgaaaaatttgaaaaatacgcactaaaaaataaagaaatggggacaaaaaaaatgcaaagagacaaattgaattattaatataatataaacaaattggtTCGGTATACTAGTTTTATGCGGTcgttatattaacttataatattgtcaattacatttttttatttttttatttacgaaatatttatatataatataatattcttatttatataattaataaataataataaaaaaaaatatttcctaataaaattatatttttctatttttttatatcattataattttttaaatcttactttttttgtacgatatcacatatttttaattttataatctatagcagaatattatttgaagtatttgATACGTGAAAACCAAATATCGGATAAGTATTTTATgagttataggtaggtatttaaagtCTTGAT is a genomic window of Rhopalosiphum padi isolate XX-2018 chromosome 4, ASM2088224v1, whole genome shotgun sequence containing:
- the LOC132930432 gene encoding AT-rich interactive domain-containing protein 1B-like yields the protein MNSALPNRAFRILIFVTWAHRVVWCQYFGEQIGDGRGHNEEHHEDHHVKPLYKYGYWVHDPKTKDVKSHWEHRDGDTVHGSYSFLQPDGHMRVVEYTADKHNGFNAHVKYMYEGHGESSDGGGGDGGGFGGSGGGFGGGGGGGGGGGGFDFHLEDASGKQSAHIGGRGGGASGRSKQPLQKFYKKPRTEKQGGQPGQYKKPLQFDSRPKSVSGYKKQRLSPVGAEQSAEHHVGGGRPNGHFDQLPKFGAPGHYHANPLSGGGSGGGSPERYHANQLSAGGGSPERYQANHLGGNSPFGYLAEDQGAEQPAEHFSRKYSSPATADTSAYLTGIQHLSSEHDPVVHRQPDVAPAASTERQHHRSSSEERQQQVPGSELEPPRLPQEDGLDERPRDDGNAPVQYDDDEDNRSRERDDGDYREDHAADSADEAPITVQKQPLREYRFEEPYPFEIPENVRISGKYQKRHSPQPSLVDSHRYTAASSYFPSWYRGSSDLNEHYH